A window of Pantoea agglomerans contains these coding sequences:
- the mutS gene encoding DNA mismatch repair protein MutS translates to MSAQENLTSHTPMMQQYLRLKAEHPDILLFYRMGDFYELFYDDAKRASQLLEISLTKRGASAGEPIPMAGVPYHAVESYLAKLVQLGESVAICEQIGDPAQSKGPVERKVVRIVTPGTISDEALLQERQDNLLAAIVQSPQGFGYATLDISSGRFRLSEPADAETMAAELQRTNPAELLYPEDMQAMSLIDQRRGLRRRPLWEFEIATARQQLNMQFGTRDLNGFGVEQAHQALRAAGCLLQYVKDTQRTSLPHIRSLSMDRQQDSIIMDAATRRNLEITQNLAGGTENTLAAVLDRTVTPMGSRMLKRWLHMPLRDAQTIAQRQDAIAELQSLSDTLQPVLRQVGDLERILARLALRTARPRDLARMRHAFQQLPELNAQLASVESAALIRLRERMGEFTELRELLEKAIIEAPPVLIRDGGVIAPGYNAELDEWRALADGATDYLDRLEIREREKLGLDTLKVGYNAIHGYYIQVSRGQSDHVPIHYVRRQTLKNAERYIIPELKEYEDKVLTSKGKALALEKNLYESLFDQLLPHLEALQLSAAALAELDVLSNLAERAWTLNYCRPTLQEKPGIKITGGRHPVVEQVLKEPFIANPLSLTPQRRMLIITGPNMGGKSTYMRQAALIALMTWIGSFVPAEEAVTGPLDRIFTRIGAADDLASGRSTFMVEMTETANILHNATENSLVLMDEIGRGTSTYDGLSLAWACAENLANRIKAMTLFATHYFELTTLPEKMEGVFNVHLDAVEHGDTIAFMHSVQEGAASKSYGLAVAALAGVPKEVIKRARNKLKELETLSNHSAASTIDGSQLPLLVEESSPAMEALEALDPDTLTPRQALEWIYRLKSLV, encoded by the coding sequence ATGAGTGCACAAGAAAACCTCACCTCCCACACCCCCATGATGCAGCAGTATCTGCGCCTCAAGGCGGAGCATCCTGACATCCTGCTGTTTTACCGCATGGGCGACTTCTACGAGCTCTTCTATGACGACGCGAAACGCGCCTCGCAGCTGCTGGAGATCTCGCTGACCAAACGCGGTGCCTCGGCAGGCGAACCGATCCCGATGGCAGGCGTGCCCTATCACGCGGTAGAGAGCTATCTGGCGAAACTGGTGCAGCTGGGTGAGTCCGTGGCGATTTGCGAGCAGATCGGCGATCCGGCGCAGAGCAAAGGGCCGGTTGAGCGTAAGGTGGTGCGCATCGTCACGCCAGGCACCATTAGCGACGAAGCGCTGCTGCAGGAGCGCCAGGATAACCTGCTGGCCGCTATCGTGCAGAGCCCGCAGGGGTTCGGTTACGCCACGCTCGATATCAGCTCCGGCCGTTTTCGCCTGAGCGAACCGGCAGACGCCGAAACCATGGCCGCCGAACTGCAGCGCACCAATCCCGCCGAGCTGCTCTACCCGGAAGATATGCAGGCGATGTCGCTGATTGACCAGCGTCGCGGCCTGCGCCGTCGCCCGCTGTGGGAGTTTGAGATCGCCACCGCGCGTCAGCAGCTGAATATGCAGTTCGGCACCCGCGACCTTAACGGATTCGGCGTAGAGCAGGCGCATCAGGCGCTGCGCGCCGCCGGCTGTCTGCTGCAGTACGTCAAGGATACGCAGCGCACCAGCCTGCCGCATATCCGCTCGCTCAGCATGGATCGGCAGCAGGACAGCATCATTATGGATGCCGCCACCCGCCGCAATCTGGAAATTACGCAGAACCTCGCCGGCGGCACCGAGAACACGCTGGCGGCGGTGCTGGATCGCACCGTAACGCCGATGGGCAGCCGCATGCTCAAGCGCTGGCTGCATATGCCGCTGCGCGACGCGCAGACCATCGCTCAGCGTCAGGACGCCATTGCCGAACTTCAGTCGCTAAGCGATACGCTGCAGCCGGTACTGCGTCAGGTAGGCGATCTGGAGCGCATTCTGGCGCGTCTGGCGCTGCGTACCGCGCGTCCGCGCGACTTAGCCCGCATGCGCCACGCTTTTCAGCAGCTGCCGGAATTAAACGCCCAGCTGGCCAGCGTCGAATCGGCGGCGCTGATTCGCCTGCGCGAACGGATGGGCGAATTTACCGAGCTGCGCGAGCTGCTGGAGAAAGCCATTATCGAGGCGCCGCCGGTGCTTATCCGCGACGGCGGCGTTATCGCGCCGGGCTACAACGCAGAGCTGGATGAGTGGCGCGCGCTGGCAGACGGCGCCACCGACTATCTGGATCGGCTGGAGATCCGCGAGCGCGAAAAGCTCGGCCTCGACACGCTTAAGGTCGGCTACAACGCCATCCACGGCTACTACATCCAGGTCAGCCGCGGCCAGAGCGACCACGTGCCTATTCACTATGTACGCCGCCAGACGCTGAAAAACGCCGAGCGCTATATCATCCCCGAACTCAAAGAGTACGAGGATAAAGTGCTGACCTCGAAGGGCAAGGCGCTGGCGCTGGAGAAAAACCTCTACGAGTCGCTGTTTGACCAGCTGCTGCCTCATCTGGAGGCGCTGCAGCTTAGCGCCGCCGCGCTCGCCGAGCTGGACGTGCTGAGCAACCTGGCGGAGCGCGCCTGGACGCTGAACTACTGCCGTCCGACGCTGCAGGAGAAGCCCGGCATTAAAATTACCGGCGGCCGTCACCCGGTGGTTGAGCAGGTGCTGAAAGAGCCGTTTATCGCCAACCCGCTGTCGCTCACGCCGCAGCGCCGCATGTTGATCATCACCGGCCCCAATATGGGCGGTAAGAGCACCTATATGCGTCAGGCGGCGCTGATTGCGCTGATGACCTGGATTGGCAGCTTTGTGCCGGCGGAAGAGGCGGTAACCGGCCCGCTGGATCGCATCTTTACCCGCATCGGTGCGGCGGACGATCTCGCCTCAGGCCGTTCGACCTTTATGGTGGAGATGACGGAAACCGCCAATATCCTGCACAACGCCACTGAAAACAGCCTGGTGCTGATGGATGAAATTGGGCGCGGTACTTCGACCTATGACGGTCTGTCGCTGGCCTGGGCCTGCGCGGAGAACCTGGCGAACCGCATCAAGGCGATGACGCTGTTTGCCACGCACTATTTCGAGCTGACCACGCTGCCGGAGAAAATGGAAGGCGTGTTCAACGTCCATCTCGACGCGGTCGAACACGGCGACACCATCGCCTTTATGCACAGCGTGCAGGAAGGGGCTGCCAGCAAAAGCTATGGGCTGGCGGTGGCGGCGCTGGCGGGGGTACCGAAAGAGGTGATTAAGCGCGCGCGCAACAAGCTGAAGGAGCTGGAGACGCTGTCGAACCACTCCGCCGCCTCGACCATCGACGGCTCGCAGCTGCCGCTGCTGGTGGAAGAGAGTTCGCCGGCCATGGAGGCGCTTGAAGCGCTCGATCCCGACACCCTGACGCCGCGTCAGGCACTGGAGTGGATTTACCGGCTGAAGTCGCTGGTGTAA
- a CDS encoding zinc ribbon domain-containing protein YjdM — MQSLPPCPLCQTDYSWQDGDNLNCPSCGHIWSLSDGESQPEQLVVRDANGNLLEDGDTVTVIKDLKVKGSSSTLKIGTRVKGIRLVEGDHNIDCKIDGFGPMKLKSEFVKRG, encoded by the coding sequence ATGCAATCACTTCCCCCATGTCCTCTCTGTCAGACTGATTACAGCTGGCAGGATGGCGACAACCTCAACTGTCCCTCCTGCGGGCATATCTGGTCGCTGAGCGACGGAGAAAGCCAGCCGGAGCAGCTGGTGGTGCGCGACGCCAACGGCAATCTGCTGGAGGATGGCGATACGGTGACCGTGATTAAAGATTTGAAAGTGAAGGGCAGCTCCTCCACGCTAAAAATCGGCACCCGCGTAAAAGGGATCCGCCTGGTTGAAGGCGATCATAATATCGACTGCAAGATCGACGGCTTCGGCCCGATGAAGCTGAAGTCGGAGTTTGTGAAGCGCGGTTGA
- the mltB gene encoding lytic murein transglycosylase B, which produces MRFKITLLPLIALLAACSSKPESAPQAATLAAPKGGFLLEQSHAVQPVLGDFAGNPAAEQFIDQMVEKHGFDRQQLHAVIGQAKRLDYVLRLMDRQAPSYTPPSGPNGAWIRYRKQFITPDNVQNGVAFWNQYQDALTRAQQVYGVPPEIIVGIIGVETRWGRVMGKTRILDALATLSFNYPRRASYFSSELETFLLMARNEKDDPLDLKGSFAGAMGYGQFMPSSYQQYAVDFNGDGHVNLWDPEDAIGSVAHYFKEHGWRSGEGVAVPASGQAPLLENGFKTSYTPQMLAASGLSPQGSLDGNNQVSLLRLDMGTSYQYWYGLPNFYVITRYNHSTHYAMAVWQLGEAVSKARSGAMF; this is translated from the coding sequence ATGCGTTTTAAGATCACCTTACTTCCGCTGATTGCCCTGCTTGCGGCCTGCAGCAGTAAACCTGAATCTGCGCCGCAGGCCGCTACCCTGGCCGCGCCGAAAGGGGGCTTCCTGCTGGAACAGTCCCACGCCGTCCAGCCTGTGCTCGGCGACTTTGCCGGTAACCCGGCCGCTGAACAATTTATCGATCAGATGGTGGAGAAGCATGGCTTCGACCGCCAGCAGCTGCACGCCGTGATTGGGCAGGCCAAACGACTCGACTACGTGCTGCGCCTGATGGATCGTCAGGCACCCAGCTATACGCCCCCCTCCGGGCCTAACGGCGCCTGGATCCGCTATCGCAAGCAGTTTATTACGCCGGATAACGTGCAAAACGGCGTCGCCTTCTGGAACCAGTATCAGGACGCCTTAACGCGCGCCCAGCAGGTTTACGGCGTGCCGCCGGAAATTATCGTCGGCATTATCGGCGTGGAGACGCGCTGGGGCCGGGTAATGGGGAAAACGCGCATTCTCGACGCGCTCGCCACGCTCTCGTTTAACTATCCGCGCCGCGCCAGCTACTTCAGCAGCGAGCTGGAAACCTTCCTGCTGATGGCGCGTAATGAAAAGGACGATCCGCTGGATCTGAAAGGATCGTTCGCCGGCGCGATGGGCTACGGCCAGTTTATGCCATCCTCCTATCAGCAGTACGCGGTGGACTTTAACGGCGACGGCCACGTTAATCTGTGGGATCCAGAAGACGCCATCGGCAGCGTCGCGCACTACTTTAAAGAGCACGGCTGGCGCAGCGGAGAGGGCGTTGCCGTTCCCGCCAGCGGTCAGGCGCCGCTGCTGGAGAACGGCTTTAAAACCAGCTATACGCCGCAGATGCTGGCGGCATCCGGTCTCTCACCGCAGGGCTCGCTGGACGGCAATAATCAGGTCAGCTTGCTGCGTCTGGATATGGGCACCAGCTATCAGTACTGGTACGGGCTGCCTAACTTTTACGTTATTACCCGCTACAACCACAGCACCCACTACGCAATGGCGGTATGGCAGCTGGGCGAGGCGGTAAGCAAAGCGCGCAGCGGCGCAATGTTCTGA
- a CDS encoding prepilin peptidase → MNPTPVSWLLLCVLALCIGSFLNVVIYRLPLMLLNPQAGLSLWQPRSHCPCCKRPVRPADAVPLLSWLLLRGRCRCCHQPVSWRYPAVEAASAAITLLLAAWLPWNAALLAALLLSGFLLTLTLIDLRCQLLPDALTLPLLWLGLLLHSCQLLPFGHPSEAILGAAGGYLLFRLLACAWSLFRHREALGGGDAKLVAALGGWLGWQALPLLLLIASGVGLLAALLARLCWDRPLHLPLPFGPCLALAGEALLLGMLT, encoded by the coding sequence ATGAATCCTACCCCTGTAAGCTGGCTGCTACTCTGCGTGCTGGCACTCTGTATCGGCAGCTTTCTAAACGTGGTGATTTATCGTCTGCCGCTTATGCTGCTCAATCCGCAGGCTGGCTTGTCGCTCTGGCAGCCCCGCTCCCACTGCCCATGCTGTAAAAGGCCGGTGCGCCCGGCAGACGCGGTTCCGCTGCTGAGCTGGTTGCTGCTGCGCGGGCGCTGTCGCTGCTGTCATCAGCCTGTCTCCTGGCGCTATCCAGCGGTCGAGGCGGCCAGCGCTGCGATAACGCTTCTTCTCGCCGCCTGGCTTCCCTGGAACGCGGCCCTGCTGGCGGCGCTGCTGCTGAGCGGTTTTTTGCTCACGCTGACGCTGATTGATCTGCGCTGTCAGTTGCTACCCGATGCCTTGACTCTGCCGCTACTCTGGCTCGGGCTGCTGCTTCACAGTTGCCAGCTGCTGCCGTTTGGCCATCCGTCAGAGGCGATCCTCGGAGCAGCAGGCGGCTATCTCCTGTTCCGTCTGCTGGCCTGCGCCTGGTCTCTTTTCCGTCATCGGGAGGCACTGGGGGGAGGCGATGCGAAATTAGTGGCTGCGCTGGGGGGCTGGTTAGGCTGGCAGGCACTGCCTCTGCTGCTGCTGATCGCTTCTGGCGTCGGGTTACTGGCGGCGCTGCTGGCGCGCCTCTGCTGGGATCGGCCGCTGCATCTGCCCTTGCCTTTTGGCCCCTGTCTGGCGCTGGCAGGTGAAGCGCTGCTGCTCGGCATGCTGACCTGA
- the surE gene encoding 5'/3'-nucleotidase SurE, whose product MRILLSNDDGIHAPGIQTLAKALRHIAEVQVVAPDRNRSGASNSLTLETPLRTFTHENGDIAVQMGTPTDCVYLGVNALMQPRPDIVVSGINAGPNLGDDVIYSGTVAAAMEGRHLGLPALAVSLNGHQHYDTAAAVTCALLRALTREPLRTGRILNINVPDLPLAEIKGIRVTRCGSRHPADQVIAQQDPRGNTLYWIGPPGEKFDAGPDTDFAAVDQGYVSVTALHVDLTAHGAQDVLIDWLEKSEVNLVW is encoded by the coding sequence ATGCGGATATTGCTGAGTAATGATGACGGGATCCATGCGCCGGGCATTCAAACGCTGGCAAAGGCGCTGCGCCATATTGCTGAGGTGCAGGTGGTTGCGCCTGACCGCAACCGCAGCGGTGCGTCCAACTCTCTGACGCTGGAGACGCCGCTGCGCACCTTTACTCATGAAAACGGCGATATTGCGGTACAGATGGGCACCCCGACCGACTGCGTCTATCTCGGCGTCAACGCGCTGATGCAGCCGCGCCCGGACATCGTGGTCTCCGGCATTAACGCCGGCCCCAATCTGGGCGACGACGTTATCTACTCCGGCACCGTGGCAGCGGCGATGGAAGGGCGCCATCTCGGCCTGCCCGCGCTGGCGGTATCGCTTAACGGGCATCAGCATTACGATACGGCGGCGGCGGTCACCTGTGCGCTGCTGCGTGCGCTGACGCGCGAGCCGCTGCGCACCGGGCGTATTCTCAATATCAACGTGCCGGATCTGCCGCTGGCGGAGATCAAAGGCATCCGCGTTACGCGCTGCGGCAGCCGCCATCCCGCCGATCAGGTGATCGCGCAGCAGGACCCGCGCGGCAATACCCTCTACTGGATAGGGCCGCCGGGCGAAAAGTTCGATGCCGGCCCGGATACCGATTTCGCCGCCGTGGATCAGGGCTACGTCTCTGTGACCGCGCTGCATGTCGACCTCACCGCGCACGGCGCGCAGGATGTGCTTATCGACTGGCTGGAGAAGTCGGAGGTCAATCTCGTATGGTGA
- the ispD gene encoding 2-C-methyl-D-erythritol 4-phosphate cytidylyltransferase → MNMHSLPAEVIAVVPAAGIGSRMQATCPKQYLTIGQQTLLEHSIARLFSHPAIKQVIVALSPDDAQFASLPLARDPRVLSVTGGDTRAESVLAGLRAAQGAGWVLVHDAARPCLHPDDLARLLRVRETSNVGGILAAPVRDTMKRGEPGVAAVAHTVEREDLWHALTPQFFPHQLLTACLTRALAEGATITDEASALEYCGYHPLLVSGRSDNIKVTRPEDLALAAFYLTQIQLKESA, encoded by the coding sequence ATGAACATGCACTCTCTCCCTGCGGAGGTGATCGCCGTGGTGCCCGCTGCCGGTATCGGCAGCCGCATGCAGGCGACCTGTCCTAAGCAGTATCTGACCATTGGTCAGCAGACGCTTCTGGAACACAGCATTGCGCGTCTGTTTTCCCATCCCGCTATCAAACAGGTCATCGTGGCGCTCAGCCCGGACGACGCCCAGTTTGCGTCGCTGCCGCTGGCGCGGGATCCACGCGTGCTCAGCGTGACGGGCGGCGACACGCGCGCCGAGTCAGTGCTGGCGGGACTGCGCGCCGCGCAGGGCGCTGGCTGGGTGTTGGTACACGACGCGGCGCGTCCTTGTCTGCATCCCGACGATCTTGCGCGCCTGCTGCGGGTACGGGAAACCAGCAACGTTGGCGGCATTCTGGCGGCGCCGGTGCGCGATACCATGAAGCGCGGTGAGCCGGGCGTTGCCGCCGTGGCGCATACCGTGGAGCGTGAGGATCTCTGGCACGCACTGACGCCGCAGTTTTTTCCTCATCAGCTGCTGACAGCCTGCCTGACGCGGGCGCTGGCGGAGGGGGCGACCATTACCGACGAAGCCTCAGCGCTCGAATACTGCGGCTATCATCCGCTGCTGGTCAGCGGACGCAGTGATAACATCAAAGTCACCCGGCCGGAAGATCTGGCGCTGGCGGCATTTTATTTAACCCAGATTCAGTTAAAGGAGAGCGCATGA
- a CDS encoding protein-L-isoaspartate(D-aspartate) O-methyltransferase: MVNRRIEALLEQLRQQGIHDELLLKAIAEVPRERFIDEAFEHKAWDNVALPIGSGQTISQPYMVARMTALLALKPDSRVLEIGTGSGYQTAILAHLVDHVYSVERIKGLQWQAKRRLKQLDLHNVSTRHGDGWQGWPSRGPFDAIIVTAAPPEIPTALIAQLDEGGIMVLPVGEDQQVLKRLRRQGGDIVEESIEPVRFVPLVQGDLA; this comes from the coding sequence ATGGTGAACCGGCGTATCGAAGCGTTGCTGGAGCAGCTGCGCCAGCAGGGCATCCACGATGAGCTGCTGCTAAAGGCCATCGCGGAGGTGCCGCGCGAACGTTTTATCGACGAAGCCTTCGAGCATAAAGCCTGGGACAATGTGGCGCTGCCTATCGGTTCCGGCCAGACCATTTCTCAGCCCTATATGGTGGCGCGCATGACCGCGCTGCTGGCGCTGAAACCTGACTCGCGCGTGCTGGAGATCGGCACCGGTTCCGGCTATCAGACCGCCATTCTGGCGCATCTGGTCGATCACGTTTACTCCGTCGAGCGCATCAAGGGGCTGCAGTGGCAGGCGAAACGCCGCCTTAAACAGCTCGACCTGCATAACGTCTCGACGCGCCACGGCGACGGCTGGCAGGGCTGGCCGTCGCGCGGGCCTTTTGACGCCATTATTGTCACCGCCGCGCCGCCAGAAATTCCGACTGCGCTGATTGCACAACTCGACGAGGGCGGCATTATGGTGCTGCCGGTGGGAGAGGATCAGCAGGTGCTGAAACGTCTGCGCCGCCAGGGTGGCGATATCGTTGAAGAGAGCATTGAGCCGGTGCGGTTTGTTCCGCTGGTGCAGGGCGATTTGGCCTGA
- the truD gene encoding tRNA pseudouridine(13) synthase TruD, with protein MTLESQAFLHGKPTARGVIKANPEDFVVTEDLGYGPDGEGEHLLVRIRKTGANTRFVADALAKFLGVHQRDMSYAGMKDRHAVTEQTLCFRIPGNGMPDLSGFSLEGVDILEATRHKRKLRIGALAGNAFRLVVRQISDRDAVEARLALIRDAGAPNYFGTQRFGRGGNNLTMAQQWARGEISLRDRNKRSLLLSAARSALFNQVTSARLQQQGSLTQVLEGDALQLTGRGSWFVAQAAELSELQTRVNHHELRITAPLPGRGEPGPQGEALAFEQQSLAGAAELVTLLERERVDAARRAMLVVPRDLSWSWWDDVTLEMQFWLPAGSFATSVIRELLQQEGDDADIAE; from the coding sequence ATGACGCTGGAGAGCCAGGCTTTTCTGCACGGCAAGCCGACCGCGCGCGGCGTGATCAAAGCCAATCCGGAAGATTTCGTGGTGACGGAAGATCTCGGCTATGGCCCCGATGGCGAGGGCGAGCATCTGCTGGTGCGCATCCGTAAAACCGGCGCTAACACCCGCTTTGTGGCGGACGCGCTGGCAAAGTTTCTCGGCGTGCATCAGCGCGATATGAGCTACGCCGGCATGAAAGATCGTCATGCGGTGACCGAGCAGACGCTCTGTTTCCGCATCCCCGGAAATGGGATGCCCGATCTGAGCGGCTTTTCGCTGGAAGGGGTCGATATCCTTGAGGCGACGCGCCACAAGCGCAAGCTGCGCATCGGCGCGCTGGCGGGCAACGCCTTTCGTCTTGTGGTGCGCCAAATCAGCGACCGCGACGCGGTGGAAGCGCGTCTGGCGCTGATCCGCGACGCCGGCGCACCTAACTATTTCGGCACGCAGCGCTTTGGCCGCGGCGGCAATAACCTCACCATGGCGCAGCAGTGGGCGCGCGGCGAAATCAGCCTGCGCGATCGCAACAAGCGTAGCCTGCTCCTCTCGGCGGCGCGCAGCGCGCTGTTTAATCAGGTCACCAGCGCGCGGCTGCAGCAGCAGGGCTCGCTGACGCAGGTGCTCGAGGGCGACGCGCTGCAGCTCACCGGCCGCGGCAGCTGGTTTGTCGCTCAGGCGGCCGAACTGAGCGAGCTGCAGACCCGCGTCAACCATCATGAGCTGCGTATTACCGCGCCGCTGCCGGGGCGCGGCGAGCCTGGCCCGCAGGGGGAGGCGCTCGCCTTTGAGCAGCAATCTCTGGCGGGTGCAGCAGAATTGGTTACACTGCTTGAGCGAGAGCGAGTAGATGCGGCGCGGCGCGCGATGCTGGTGGTGCCGCGCGATCTGAGCTGGAGCTGGTGGGACGACGTCACGCTGGAGATGCAGTTCTGGCTGCCGGCCGGCAGTTTCGCCACCAGCGTGATTCGGGAACTTCTGCAACAGGAAGGTGACGATGCGGATATTGCTGAGTAA
- the nlpD gene encoding murein hydrolase activator NlpD, which produces MSTGSPIFQLRRLAALSLVGFWLAGCSSGDNTQAPISQVGDNGSSGGMLSAPGGVPSTPRQGGMISNTVPSAQSSGAMVSGNDNVQTQNGRIVYNRSYQNIPKGSYAGDTYTVKRGDTLFYIAWITGNDFRDLAQRNNVPAPYGLNVGQTLQVGNGSGQPITGGNAITAADATQGGVPTAPQIKPAPVAQQPVITYSDDSGNSSGSKLLPSKGSNVATTTAPPVVAAPPTVSSTTNSSTPVGSWRWPTEGKIIDNFSASEGGNKGIDIAGSRGQPVVATASGRVVYAGNALRGYGNLIIIKHNDDYLSAYAHNDTMLVREQQEVKAGQKIATMGSTGTSSVRLHFEIRYKGKSVNPLRYLPQR; this is translated from the coding sequence ATGAGCACGGGAAGCCCAATATTTCAGTTACGCCGTCTTGCGGCGCTTTCTCTGGTTGGATTTTGGCTGGCAGGCTGTAGTTCAGGCGACAACACACAAGCACCCATTAGCCAGGTTGGAGATAACGGCAGCAGCGGCGGCATGCTTAGCGCGCCAGGCGGCGTTCCGTCGACGCCGCGTCAGGGAGGAATGATTAGCAATACCGTACCTTCCGCGCAAAGCAGCGGCGCAATGGTTAGCGGTAATGATAATGTTCAGACGCAAAACGGCCGTATCGTATACAACCGCAGTTATCAGAATATTCCGAAAGGTAGTTACGCCGGCGACACTTATACCGTAAAACGTGGCGATACCCTGTTCTATATCGCCTGGATTACCGGCAACGATTTCCGCGATCTGGCTCAGCGCAACAACGTTCCGGCCCCGTACGGCCTGAATGTCGGCCAGACGCTGCAGGTTGGCAACGGTTCAGGACAGCCAATTACCGGCGGCAATGCGATTACCGCAGCCGATGCAACGCAGGGTGGTGTTCCGACTGCGCCGCAAATTAAACCAGCGCCTGTTGCACAGCAACCAGTTATTACGTATTCTGATGATTCGGGTAACTCGTCTGGTAGCAAATTGTTGCCGTCGAAGGGATCAAATGTTGCAACGACAACAGCTCCCCCCGTGGTTGCCGCACCGCCCACGGTCAGCAGTACAACGAACAGTTCGACGCCGGTTGGAAGCTGGCGTTGGCCGACCGAAGGGAAGATTATCGATAACTTCTCCGCTTCTGAAGGGGGAAATAAAGGAATCGATATCGCTGGTTCGCGTGGACAACCTGTCGTCGCTACCGCATCAGGAAGAGTAGTGTACGCAGGCAACGCGCTCCGGGGTTACGGCAACCTGATCATCATTAAGCATAATGATGATTATCTGAGTGCCTACGCCCACAACGATACAATGCTGGTCCGGGAACAACAGGAAGTTAAGGCGGGGCAAAAGATCGCTACCATGGGTAGCACCGGAACCAGTTCAGTTAGATTACATTTTGAAATTCGTTACAAGGGGAAATCCGTAAACCCGTTGCGTTATTTACCGCAGCGATAA
- the ispF gene encoding 2-C-methyl-D-erythritol 2,4-cyclodiphosphate synthase — MRIGHGFDVHAFGGEGPLVIGGVRIPFEQGFLAHSDGDVALHALTDALLGAVAMGDIGKLFPDTDPAYKGADSRGLLREAWRRIAEKGYRIGNVDVTLIAQAPKMLPHVPQMRINIAEDLGCHMDQVNVKATTTEKLGFTGRGEGIACEAVALLLKADAA, encoded by the coding sequence ATGCGTATCGGTCACGGTTTTGACGTTCACGCTTTCGGCGGCGAAGGTCCGCTGGTGATTGGCGGCGTGCGGATCCCGTTTGAACAGGGGTTCCTTGCCCATTCCGACGGCGACGTGGCGCTGCATGCGCTGACCGATGCGCTGCTGGGCGCGGTGGCGATGGGCGATATCGGTAAGCTGTTCCCCGATACCGATCCCGCCTATAAGGGCGCGGACAGCCGTGGCCTGCTGCGCGAGGCCTGGCGACGCATCGCGGAAAAGGGCTACCGCATCGGCAACGTCGACGTCACCCTTATTGCTCAGGCGCCGAAAATGCTGCCGCATGTGCCGCAGATGCGCATCAATATCGCTGAAGATCTGGGCTGTCATATGGATCAGGTCAACGTCAAGGCGACCACCACCGAGAAGCTGGGCTTTACCGGACGCGGTGAAGGCATCGCCTGTGAAGCGGTTGCGCTGCTGCTGAAGGCGGATGCGGCATGA
- the rpoS gene encoding RNA polymerase sigma factor RpoS: MSQNTLKVNELHEDAEFEENGAEVFDEKALVENEPSDNDVAEEELLSQGATQRVLDATQLYLGEIGYSPLLTAEEEVFFARRALRGDIPSRRRMIESNLRLVVKIARRYSNRGLALLDLIEEGNLGLIRAVEKFDPERGFRFSTYATWWIRQTIERAIMNQTRTIRLPIHIVKELNVYLRTARELSHKLDHEPSAEEIAEQLDKPVDDVSRMLRLNERITSVDTPLGGDSEKALLDILADEKDNGPEDTTQDDDMKQSIVKWLFELNAKQREVLARRFGLLGYEAATLEDVGREIGLTRERVRQIQVEGLRRLREILQAQGLNIEALFRE, encoded by the coding sequence ATGAGCCAGAATACGCTGAAAGTAAACGAGTTACATGAAGATGCGGAATTCGAGGAGAATGGAGCTGAGGTTTTTGATGAGAAGGCTCTTGTTGAAAACGAACCCAGTGATAACGACGTAGCGGAAGAAGAGTTGTTGTCACAGGGTGCGACGCAGCGCGTTTTGGATGCGACGCAGCTCTATCTCGGGGAGATTGGCTATTCCCCGCTGTTAACGGCAGAGGAAGAAGTATTCTTCGCTCGCCGTGCATTGCGAGGCGATATCCCTTCTCGCCGCCGGATGATTGAAAGTAACTTACGACTGGTGGTTAAGATTGCCCGCCGTTACAGCAATCGTGGTCTTGCGCTGCTTGACCTGATTGAAGAGGGTAATCTCGGTTTAATCCGTGCCGTTGAGAAGTTTGACCCAGAGCGTGGGTTCCGTTTCTCAACCTATGCCACCTGGTGGATTCGTCAGACGATTGAACGGGCGATCATGAATCAAACCCGTACCATCCGCCTGCCAATTCACATTGTTAAAGAGCTGAACGTTTATCTGCGCACCGCGCGTGAACTCTCCCATAAGCTCGATCATGAGCCAAGTGCGGAAGAGATTGCGGAGCAGCTGGATAAGCCGGTTGACGATGTCAGCCGTATGCTGCGTCTCAATGAACGCATCACTTCGGTTGATACGCCATTAGGCGGTGACTCCGAAAAAGCGCTGCTGGATATTCTGGCCGATGAGAAAGACAACGGTCCGGAAGATACCACGCAAGATGACGATATGAAGCAAAGTATCGTTAAGTGGCTGTTCGAACTGAACGCCAAGCAGCGCGAAGTGCTGGCACGTCGTTTCGGCCTGTTAGGCTATGAAGCGGCAACGCTTGAGGATGTGGGCCGCGAAATCGGTCTGACCCGCGAGCGTGTACGCCAGATTCAGGTTGAAGGCTTGCGTCGTCTGCGTGAAATCCTGCAGGCACAGGGTCTGAACATTGAAGCGCTGTTTCGTGAGTAA